One window from the genome of Amaranthus tricolor cultivar Red isolate AtriRed21 chromosome 9, ASM2621246v1, whole genome shotgun sequence encodes:
- the LOC130823791 gene encoding NAC domain-containing protein 75-like isoform X2, with product MNSSKKRHLSSNSSASDLIIDAKLEEHQLSGSKHCPGCGHKLQRSKPDWVGLPAGVKFDPTDQELIEHLNSKVEEKSSKSHPLIDVFIPTIEGEDGICYTHPEKLPGVTRDGLSRHFFHRPSKAYTTGTRKRRKIQTECDLQGGETRWHKTGKTRPVMVNGKQKGCKKILVLYTNFGKNRKPEKTNWVMHQYHLGQDEEEKEGELVVSKIFYQTQPRQCNWSSERSPTTGEGSEASGTRESGSNTSSCKEVMINHDNRDYQMCISAASLSSFTDLDMQHLRASGDEQFSFVPFGRKPFDEAGMGDATIVVRRETDAIRATNDDDHNDQMSKQQQQQHQLHQHQSQHHHVHNPHPMNVSQDHHHYHIQQANCNATKAGFNISTPSHSISQIISPPPHHASIILDDHSFQHVSRIMQLQNQTLMQQEQQEEQQHDKLVASSAADLEEIIMACTSASHSAVVTDSIKEESSITNPPPSKSEWIKFSSFWHDPNHSHDHHG from the exons ATGAATAGCAGCAAAAAAAGGCACTTAAGCTCCAATAGCAGTGCAAGTGATCTTATAATAGATGCAAAACTTGAAGAACATCAACTTAGTGGATCCAAACACTGCCCTGGATGTGGTCACAAGCTTCAAAGATCCAAACCC GATTGGGTAGGTCTACCAGCTGGAGTGAAATTTGATCCAACAGATCAAGAGTTGATAGAACATCTTAACTCAAAAGTGGAAGAAAAATCTTCTAAATCTCATCCTTTAATTGATGTATTTATCCCTACTATTGAAGGAGAAGATGGAATTTGTTATACTCATCCTGAAAAACTCCCag GAGTAACAAGAGATGGATTGAGCAGACATTTCTTCCACAGGCCATCCAAGGCCTACACAACAGGAACAAGAAAACGAAGAAAAATCCAAACAGAATGTGATCTTCAAGGAGGCGAAACCCGTTGGCACAAAACGGGCAAAACCCGACCCGTAATGGTAAATGGGAAACAAAAGGGGTGTAAAAAGATCCTAGTCCTGTACACAAACTTTGGAAAAAATCGAAAACCCGAAAAGACGAACTGGGTAATGCATCAATATCATTTAGGacaagatgaagaagaaaaggaaggTGAACTTGTAGTGTCAAAAATATTTTACCAAACACAACCTAGACAATGTAATTGGTCGTCGGAACGAAGCCCGACGACCGGAGAAGGGAGTGAGGCTAGTGGAACAAGGGAAAGTGGAAGTAATACATCTTCATGTAAAGAAGTGATGATAAATCATGATAATAGAGATTATCAAATGTGTATTTCTGCTGCTTCACTTTCTAGTTTTACTGATTTGGATATGCAACATTTGAGAGCTAGTGGTGATGAACAATTTAGCTTTGTCCCTTTTGGTAGAAAACCCTTTGATGAG GCCGGAATGGGAGATGCTACAATAGTAGTAAGGCGGGAGACAGACGCCATACGAGCTACAAACGACGACGACCATAATGACCAAATGTCGaaacaacaacagcaacaacaTCAACTTCATCAACATCAAAGCCAACATCATCATGTTCATAATCCTCATCCCATGAATGTTTCCCaagatcatcatcattatcatatacAACAAGCCAATTGCAATGCCACGAAGGCTGGTTTCAATATTAGTACACCATCACATTCCATCTCCCAAATTATATCTCCACCTCCTCATCATGCCTCTATAATTCTTGATGATCACTCATTTCAACATGTTTCTAGAATCATGCAGCTTCAAAATCAAACTTTAATGCAACAG GAGCAACAAGAAGAGCAACAACATGATAAATTAGTAGCAAGTTCTGCAGCTGATTTGGAGGAAATCATCATGGCCTGCACTTCTGCTTCTCATTCTGCTGTTGTTACTGATTCTATCAAGGAA GAGTCCTCCATCACAAATCCACCACCATCAAAATCAGAATGGATCAAATTCTCCTCATTCTGGCATGATCCTAACCACTCACATGATCATCATGGATGA
- the LOC130823791 gene encoding NAC domain-containing protein 75-like isoform X1, with protein sequence MNSSKKRHLSSNSSASDLIIDAKLEEHQLSGSKHCPGCGHKLQRSKPDWVGLPAGVKFDPTDQELIEHLNSKVEEKSSKSHPLIDVFIPTIEGEDGICYTHPEKLPGVTRDGLSRHFFHRPSKAYTTGTRKRRKIQTECDLQGGETRWHKTGKTRPVMVNGKQKGCKKILVLYTNFGKNRKPEKTNWVMHQYHLGQDEEEKEGELVVSKIFYQTQPRQCNWSSERSPTTGEGSEASGTRESGSNTSSCKEVMINHDNRDYQMCISAASLSSFTDLDMQHLRASGDEQFSFVPFGRKPFDEAGMGDATIVVRRETDAIRATNDDDHNDQMSKQQQQQHQLHQHQSQHHHVHNPHPMNVSQDHHHYHIQQANCNATKAGFNISTPSHSISQIISPPPHHASIILDDHSFQHVSRIMQLQNQTLMQQEQQEEQQHDKLVASSAADLEEIIMACTSASHSAVVTDSIKEQESSITNPPPSKSEWIKFSSFWHDPNHSHDHHG encoded by the exons ATGAATAGCAGCAAAAAAAGGCACTTAAGCTCCAATAGCAGTGCAAGTGATCTTATAATAGATGCAAAACTTGAAGAACATCAACTTAGTGGATCCAAACACTGCCCTGGATGTGGTCACAAGCTTCAAAGATCCAAACCC GATTGGGTAGGTCTACCAGCTGGAGTGAAATTTGATCCAACAGATCAAGAGTTGATAGAACATCTTAACTCAAAAGTGGAAGAAAAATCTTCTAAATCTCATCCTTTAATTGATGTATTTATCCCTACTATTGAAGGAGAAGATGGAATTTGTTATACTCATCCTGAAAAACTCCCag GAGTAACAAGAGATGGATTGAGCAGACATTTCTTCCACAGGCCATCCAAGGCCTACACAACAGGAACAAGAAAACGAAGAAAAATCCAAACAGAATGTGATCTTCAAGGAGGCGAAACCCGTTGGCACAAAACGGGCAAAACCCGACCCGTAATGGTAAATGGGAAACAAAAGGGGTGTAAAAAGATCCTAGTCCTGTACACAAACTTTGGAAAAAATCGAAAACCCGAAAAGACGAACTGGGTAATGCATCAATATCATTTAGGacaagatgaagaagaaaaggaaggTGAACTTGTAGTGTCAAAAATATTTTACCAAACACAACCTAGACAATGTAATTGGTCGTCGGAACGAAGCCCGACGACCGGAGAAGGGAGTGAGGCTAGTGGAACAAGGGAAAGTGGAAGTAATACATCTTCATGTAAAGAAGTGATGATAAATCATGATAATAGAGATTATCAAATGTGTATTTCTGCTGCTTCACTTTCTAGTTTTACTGATTTGGATATGCAACATTTGAGAGCTAGTGGTGATGAACAATTTAGCTTTGTCCCTTTTGGTAGAAAACCCTTTGATGAG GCCGGAATGGGAGATGCTACAATAGTAGTAAGGCGGGAGACAGACGCCATACGAGCTACAAACGACGACGACCATAATGACCAAATGTCGaaacaacaacagcaacaacaTCAACTTCATCAACATCAAAGCCAACATCATCATGTTCATAATCCTCATCCCATGAATGTTTCCCaagatcatcatcattatcatatacAACAAGCCAATTGCAATGCCACGAAGGCTGGTTTCAATATTAGTACACCATCACATTCCATCTCCCAAATTATATCTCCACCTCCTCATCATGCCTCTATAATTCTTGATGATCACTCATTTCAACATGTTTCTAGAATCATGCAGCTTCAAAATCAAACTTTAATGCAACAG GAGCAACAAGAAGAGCAACAACATGATAAATTAGTAGCAAGTTCTGCAGCTGATTTGGAGGAAATCATCATGGCCTGCACTTCTGCTTCTCATTCTGCTGTTGTTACTGATTCTATCAAGGAA CAGGAGTCCTCCATCACAAATCCACCACCATCAAAATCAGAATGGATCAAATTCTCCTCATTCTGGCATGATCCTAACCACTCACATGATCATCATGGATGA